The Chloroflexia bacterium SDU3-3 genome has a segment encoding these proteins:
- a CDS encoding 8-oxoguanine deaminase: MATLLVRNAAMLATMDDAGTTYADGGMYIVDGAIEQVGHSADLPQQADTIIDASDMVILPGLVNTHHHFVQTLTRNVPGAQDAVLFNWLRTLYPIWAGLTPEAIQVSTKVAIAELMLSGCTTTSDHTYIWPNGARLDDQIEAAQDMGVRFHATRGSMSVGVSKGGLPPDHVVESEEFILRDSRRLIEQYHNPKRYSMLRVVLAPCSPFTVSPDLMRQSVELARSYGVHSHTHLAETRDEDDYCREHFGRSPVELAEDLGWVGPDVWHAHMVHPSPDEVTRLGRTHTGVAHCPTSNMRLASGFAPLRGLVRAGARVGLGVDGSASNDGSHLLAEARQALLLHRVLGDPAALTAREALRLATRGGAEVLGRDDIGVLAPAMAADFIGYRLDTLGFAGGAVHDPLAALVFCQPPMVDLSVINGVVRVQEGQLLGIELPSLIQRHNQIARALVRGELS, translated from the coding sequence ATGGCAACCCTTTTGGTACGCAACGCGGCCATGCTCGCCACGATGGATGACGCGGGCACCACCTACGCCGACGGCGGCATGTACATCGTGGATGGCGCGATCGAGCAGGTGGGGCACAGCGCCGACCTGCCGCAGCAGGCCGACACGATCATCGACGCCAGCGACATGGTGATCCTGCCCGGTCTGGTCAACACCCACCACCACTTCGTGCAGACGCTGACGCGCAATGTGCCAGGGGCGCAGGACGCGGTGCTCTTCAACTGGCTGCGCACGCTCTACCCGATCTGGGCGGGGCTGACGCCCGAGGCCATCCAGGTGAGCACCAAGGTGGCGATCGCCGAGCTGATGCTCTCGGGGTGCACCACCACCAGCGACCACACCTACATCTGGCCCAACGGCGCGCGGCTGGATGACCAGATCGAGGCCGCGCAAGACATGGGCGTGCGCTTCCACGCCACGCGCGGCTCGATGTCGGTGGGCGTATCGAAGGGCGGCCTGCCGCCAGACCACGTGGTGGAGAGCGAGGAGTTCATCCTGCGCGACTCGCGGCGGCTGATCGAGCAGTACCACAACCCCAAGCGCTACTCCATGCTGCGCGTGGTGCTCGCGCCCTGCTCGCCCTTCACCGTCTCGCCCGACCTGATGCGGCAGAGCGTGGAGCTGGCCCGCAGCTACGGCGTGCACTCGCACACCCACCTGGCCGAGACCCGCGACGAGGACGACTACTGCCGCGAGCACTTCGGGCGCAGCCCTGTGGAGCTGGCCGAAGACCTGGGCTGGGTGGGGCCGGATGTGTGGCACGCCCACATGGTGCACCCCAGCCCCGACGAGGTGACGCGGCTGGGCCGCACCCACACCGGCGTGGCACACTGCCCCACATCCAACATGCGGCTGGCCTCGGGCTTCGCGCCGCTGCGCGGGCTGGTGCGGGCCGGGGCCAGGGTGGGCCTGGGCGTGGATGGCTCGGCGTCCAACGATGGCTCGCACCTGCTAGCCGAGGCCCGGCAGGCGCTGCTGCTGCACCGCGTGCTGGGCGACCCCGCCGCGCTCACCGCGCGCGAGGCGCTGCGCCTGGCCACGCGCGGCGGTGCCGAGGTGCTGGGCCGCGACGACATCGGCGTGCTGGCCCCCGCCATGGCCGCCGATTTCATCGGCTACCGGCTCGACACCCTGGGTTTCGCGGGCGGCGCAGTGCACGACCCGCTGGCCGCACTGGTGTTCTGCCAGCCGCCCATGGTCGACCTGAGCGTAATCAACGGCGTGGTGCGCGTGCAGGAGGGCCAGCTGCTCGGCATCGAGCTGCCCTCGCTCATCCAGCGCCACAACCAGATCGCGCGGGCTTTGGTGCGCGGCGAGCTGAGCTAG
- a CDS encoding DUF3830 family protein, with translation MTTLKITAGPFTYTARLEEELAPETCAAFLKLLPYHQKLIHCRWSGESCWIPLGDFQLGVGFENHTSHPSRGDILFYPGGFSETEILFPYGSACFSSKVGQLAGNHFLTLLDGHEQLPAMGKLTLWEGAQDIVFELAE, from the coding sequence ATGACCACGCTGAAGATCACCGCTGGCCCATTCACCTACACCGCCCGCCTAGAGGAGGAGCTGGCCCCCGAGACCTGCGCCGCATTCCTGAAGCTGCTGCCCTACCACCAGAAGCTCATCCACTGCCGCTGGAGCGGCGAGTCGTGCTGGATCCCGCTGGGCGACTTCCAGCTGGGCGTCGGCTTCGAGAACCACACCAGCCACCCCTCGCGCGGCGACATCCTGTTCTACCCCGGCGGCTTCAGCGAGACCGAGATCCTCTTTCCCTACGGAAGCGCGTGCTTCTCCAGCAAGGTCGGCCAGCTGGCCGGGAACCACTTCCTGACGCTGCTGGATGGCCACGAGCAGCTGCCCGCCATGGGCAAGCTGACGCTGTGGGAAGGCGCGCAAGACATCGTGTTTGAGCTGGCGGAGTAG
- a CDS encoding STAS domain-containing protein: MFPSHASSPDELLAMIDAQQSIFDSLPMILLVFDVLAPTRYRLSGMNAMAARSFGEDRTQLLGKEIGEFMPPASVEWIVAQTEESARTRAMVEGDLLAQTPAGPMWLRGQIVPLFDDGGQLVRTVNIVVDITEQKEREQRDQEEKDRIIASQNAVLVELSSPLLQISESTVVMPLIGAIDSRRVEMIMQELLTGVTTYAAQFVIIDITGLPIVDTQVANALLHATQAVKLLGAKVVLTGIRPEVAQTLVGLGVDLSSIVTLSSLQSGIAFALRQR; the protein is encoded by the coding sequence ATGTTCCCTTCTCATGCCTCAAGCCCAGATGAGCTGCTTGCCATGATCGATGCCCAGCAGTCCATCTTCGATAGCCTGCCGATGATCTTGCTCGTGTTCGATGTGCTCGCCCCCACGCGCTATCGGCTGTCGGGCATGAACGCTATGGCCGCCCGCAGCTTCGGCGAGGATCGCACGCAGCTGCTGGGCAAGGAGATCGGCGAGTTCATGCCGCCCGCCTCGGTCGAGTGGATTGTGGCCCAGACCGAGGAGAGCGCCCGCACCCGCGCCATGGTGGAGGGCGATCTGCTGGCCCAGACGCCGGCTGGCCCCATGTGGCTGCGCGGCCAGATCGTCCCGCTGTTCGACGATGGTGGCCAGCTGGTGCGCACGGTGAATATTGTCGTCGACATCACCGAGCAGAAAGAGCGCGAGCAGCGCGATCAGGAGGAGAAGGACCGGATCATCGCCAGCCAGAACGCGGTGCTGGTCGAGCTGTCCTCGCCCCTGCTGCAGATCAGCGAGAGCACTGTGGTGATGCCGCTGATCGGCGCGATCGACTCGCGGCGGGTGGAGATGATCATGCAGGAGCTGCTGACGGGCGTGACGACCTACGCAGCCCAGTTTGTGATTATCGACATCACCGGCCTGCCCATCGTAGATACGCAGGTGGCCAATGCGCTGCTGCACGCCACCCAGGCCGTGAAGCTGCTGGGCGCGAAGGTGGTGCTCACTGGCATCCGCCCCGAGGTGGCCCAGACGCTGGTGGGCCTGGGCGTCGACCTGAGCAGCATTGTGACGCTCAGCTCGCTACAGTCGGGCATTGCGTTTGCGCTTCGCCAGCGCTAG
- a CDS encoding xanthine dehydrogenase family protein gives MNKPNNPKQESLIGASLPRPDALRKVTGAATYPGDLVREGMLHLAVVFAHRPHARILSIDSGAALAHPGVVAVLTAADVPFNAYGLIERDQPVLCADTVRFEGDKVALVVAESRAAAAAGAQLVQVAYQDLPAITDPRAAMEVEAVQIHQGHSNVLAHIPIRRGDAERALREADVVVEGEYHTTWQEHAFLQPEAGVAHIDEHGNLVLETAGQWLHEDRRQIAEILQIPEQRVIIRYASIGGAFGGREDMSIQHLAALAAWKLRRPVAIVWSREESMVGHHKRHPISLRCTWGAMRDGTIVAAKAELLADGGAYASTSVEVIKIATLLATGTYRIPNVALDGYAVYTNNIPSGAFRGFGAPQAQFASELMLARLAEALGMDALELRRKNIYREGDIEPSGDTLPAGVSALPVLEACAAEMERRMQQPRPPARPGVRRAWGFASGIKNVGYSFGYPEQATATVELHGQASVERAVVRVGAADVGQGAHLALRQIAAERLGLPLAHVQMITDDSSQAPNAGSASASRMTLMGGRAVHDACAAALTRWQEEDRPAIATAQYRPPATTPLHPITGEGRPNYCYGYVSQAVELEVNTLTGQVQVLTIISAHDVGKAINKQQVEGQIEGCLAQALGYALMEDFQVKGGKVLTPSFSTYLLPTALDMPTEIVPIILELADPNGPYGARGMSEMGLVPFAPAVADAIHRATGVWLHHQPMTPERVLRALEG, from the coding sequence ATGAACAAGCCTAACAACCCCAAACAAGAAAGCCTGATCGGCGCATCGCTGCCCCGCCCCGACGCGCTGCGCAAAGTCACCGGCGCGGCCACCTACCCCGGCGACCTGGTGCGCGAGGGCATGCTGCACCTCGCGGTGGTGTTCGCGCACCGCCCGCACGCCCGCATCCTGTCGATCGACAGCGGCGCGGCGCTGGCCCACCCCGGCGTGGTGGCCGTGCTCACCGCCGCCGACGTGCCCTTCAACGCCTACGGCCTGATCGAGCGCGACCAGCCGGTGCTCTGCGCCGACACCGTACGCTTCGAAGGCGACAAGGTGGCGCTGGTGGTGGCCGAGAGCAGGGCGGCGGCGGCGGCGGGCGCGCAGCTGGTGCAGGTGGCCTACCAAGACCTGCCCGCGATCACCGACCCGCGCGCGGCCATGGAGGTGGAGGCCGTGCAGATCCACCAGGGCCACAGCAACGTGCTGGCCCACATCCCCATCCGCCGTGGCGACGCCGAGCGGGCGCTGCGCGAGGCCGACGTGGTGGTGGAGGGCGAGTACCACACCACCTGGCAGGAGCACGCCTTCCTGCAGCCCGAGGCGGGCGTAGCCCACATCGACGAGCATGGCAACCTGGTGCTGGAAACCGCAGGCCAGTGGCTGCACGAGGACCGCCGCCAGATCGCCGAGATCCTGCAGATCCCCGAGCAGCGCGTGATCATCCGCTACGCCTCAATCGGCGGTGCGTTCGGCGGGCGCGAGGACATGTCCATCCAGCACCTAGCCGCGCTGGCCGCCTGGAAGCTGCGCCGCCCGGTGGCGATTGTGTGGAGCCGCGAGGAGTCGATGGTGGGCCACCACAAGCGCCACCCGATCAGCCTGCGCTGCACCTGGGGCGCGATGCGCGACGGCACCATCGTGGCCGCCAAGGCCGAGCTGCTGGCCGACGGCGGGGCCTACGCCTCCACCAGCGTCGAGGTGATCAAGATCGCCACACTGCTGGCCACCGGCACCTACCGCATCCCCAACGTCGCGCTGGATGGCTACGCCGTCTACACCAACAACATCCCCAGCGGGGCTTTCCGGGGCTTCGGCGCGCCCCAGGCCCAGTTCGCCAGCGAGCTGATGCTGGCGCGGCTGGCCGAGGCGCTGGGCATGGACGCGCTGGAGCTGCGGCGCAAGAATATCTACCGCGAGGGCGATATCGAGCCGAGCGGCGACACGCTGCCAGCGGGCGTCAGCGCGCTGCCCGTGCTAGAGGCCTGCGCCGCCGAGATGGAGCGCCGCATGCAGCAGCCGCGCCCGCCAGCGCGCCCAGGGGTGCGGCGGGCCTGGGGCTTCGCCAGCGGGATCAAGAACGTGGGCTACTCGTTCGGCTACCCCGAGCAGGCCACCGCCACCGTGGAGCTGCACGGCCAGGCCAGCGTCGAGCGGGCCGTGGTGCGCGTGGGCGCGGCGGATGTGGGCCAGGGCGCGCACCTCGCGCTGCGCCAGATCGCCGCCGAGCGGCTGGGCCTGCCGCTAGCCCATGTGCAGATGATCACCGACGACAGCAGCCAGGCCCCCAACGCAGGGAGCGCATCGGCGTCGCGCATGACGCTGATGGGCGGGCGGGCCGTGCACGACGCCTGCGCCGCCGCGCTCACGCGCTGGCAGGAGGAGGATCGCCCGGCCATCGCCACCGCACAGTACCGCCCGCCCGCCACCACACCGCTGCACCCCATCACCGGCGAGGGCAGGCCCAACTACTGCTACGGCTACGTCTCGCAGGCCGTGGAGCTGGAGGTCAACACCCTCACCGGGCAGGTGCAGGTGCTCACAATCATCAGCGCGCACGACGTGGGCAAGGCCATCAACAAGCAGCAGGTCGAGGGCCAGATCGAGGGCTGCCTGGCCCAGGCGCTGGGCTACGCGCTGATGGAGGATTTTCAGGTGAAGGGCGGGAAGGTGCTCACGCCGAGCTTCAGCACCTACCTGCTGCCCACCGCGCTGGACATGCCCACCGAGATCGTGCCGATCATCCTTGAGCTGGCCGACCCCAATGGCCCCTACGGCGCGCGCGGCATGTCCGAGATGGGGCTGGTGCCCTTCGCGCCCGCCGTGGCCGACGCCATCCACCGCGCCACCGGGGTGTGGCTGCACCACCAGCCCATGACACCCGAGCGCGTGCTGCGGGCACTGGAGGGGTAA